The Desulfuromonas acetoxidans DSM 684 genome contains a region encoding:
- the rplS gene encoding 50S ribosomal protein L19, whose product MMNIVEQIGNEQMKQDIPQFKAGDTLRVHVKIVEGDKQRIQVFQGMCIKRVNRGIGSTFTVRKISSGMGVERIFPLHSPMLDKIEVVTVGRVRRAKLYYLRQLQGKAARIREIRQN is encoded by the coding sequence ATGATGAACATTGTTGAACAGATTGGCAACGAGCAGATGAAACAGGATATCCCCCAATTCAAGGCGGGTGATACTCTGCGCGTTCACGTAAAAATTGTTGAAGGTGACAAACAGCGTATCCAGGTTTTTCAGGGGATGTGCATCAAACGTGTCAACCGTGGTATCGGTTCCACCTTTACCGTTCGCAAGATCTCCAGCGGCATGGGCGTTGAGCGGATTTTCCCGCTGCATTCACCGATGCTCGATAAGATCGAGGTTGTTACGGTAGGTCGCGTACGTCGCGCCAAGCTTTACTACCTGCGTCAACTGCAAGGTAAAGCGGCTCGTATTCGCGAGATCCGTCAGAACTAA
- the trmD gene encoding tRNA (guanosine(37)-N1)-methyltransferase TrmD: protein MKFEVVTLFPEMFDSPFAGSIIGKAVAKGLVQITAHPLRDWAEGRHQVTDDTPYGGGDGMVMKPEPLCRAIQSLKQQHPRARVLMMSPQGQRFTQQRAAQLAEEESLIFLCGRYEGFDERVRSYVDEEYSIGDFVLTGGELPAMVIIDAVARLVPGVLGSQGSAEADSFSDGLLEHPHYTRPAEFEGRKVPEVLLSGDHARIAAWRRSQQLLRTLQRRPDLLEHVSLTEQDRVELEQHRQMLRQEKKDK from the coding sequence ATGAAATTCGAGGTTGTGACATTATTTCCGGAGATGTTTGATTCTCCGTTTGCCGGTAGTATTATCGGTAAAGCTGTTGCAAAAGGACTGGTTCAAATCACGGCGCATCCGTTGCGTGATTGGGCCGAAGGCCGTCATCAGGTCACTGATGATACCCCGTATGGGGGTGGCGATGGAATGGTGATGAAGCCCGAGCCTTTATGTCGCGCCATCCAGAGTCTTAAACAACAGCACCCTCGAGCACGTGTGCTGATGATGTCCCCACAGGGACAGCGATTCACTCAGCAGCGGGCGGCTCAATTGGCTGAAGAGGAAAGTCTGATTTTTCTCTGTGGTCGTTATGAAGGGTTCGACGAGCGTGTGCGCAGCTACGTTGATGAGGAATATTCCATCGGTGACTTTGTATTGACCGGTGGTGAATTACCCGCCATGGTGATTATTGATGCTGTGGCACGATTGGTACCTGGGGTTCTGGGGAGTCAGGGCAGTGCCGAAGCGGATTCGTTTTCGGATGGCCTGTTGGAACATCCCCACTATACGCGCCCGGCTGAATTTGAGGGGCGCAAGGTTCCCGAGGTGCTGTTGTCTGGCGATCATGCACGGATCGCCGCCTGGCGACGCAGCCAGCAGTTGCTCAGAACACTGCAGCGGCGGCCGGATTTGCTGGAACATGTCTCGTTGACGGAACAGGATCGGGTGGAGTTGGAACAGCACCGCCAGATGTTGCGTCAGGAGAAAAAAGATAAATAA
- the rimM gene encoding ribosome maturation factor RimM (Essential for efficient processing of 16S rRNA), translated as MSGKNSPKSRLHKLVNTVSATSQHLFHAGTIIGTHGLRGDMKIRPVTSGSQALLEATQVELVCRDNRRVVADVTKSSWHKQQILLVLKGFEHINKIESFVGAEVYMAVDELPDLDEDSHYWHQLEGLQVVDKRAGKLGVLTSLLETGAHDVYVVEGPHGEVMFPAVAALITEIDLDRGVIQVDLPDGLVEVNE; from the coding sequence GTGTCTGGGAAAAATTCACCCAAAAGCCGGTTGCATAAGCTGGTAAACACGGTGAGCGCAACATCCCAACACCTGTTTCATGCTGGAACGATTATTGGGACCCACGGATTGCGTGGGGATATGAAAATACGACCTGTGACTTCCGGGTCGCAGGCATTGCTTGAAGCAACGCAGGTTGAACTGGTCTGCCGGGACAATCGCCGTGTTGTTGCCGATGTGACGAAAAGCTCCTGGCACAAACAGCAGATTCTGCTGGTGCTCAAGGGGTTTGAACACATCAATAAGATTGAGTCGTTTGTCGGGGCTGAGGTGTATATGGCTGTGGATGAACTTCCCGATCTGGACGAAGACAGCCATTACTGGCACCAACTGGAAGGGTTGCAGGTGGTGGACAAGCGGGCTGGAAAGCTTGGAGTTCTGACGTCACTTCTCGAAACCGGGGCACATGATGTGTATGTTGTTGAAGGTCCCCATGGTGAAGTGATGTTTCCGGCAGTGGCCGCCCTGATCACGGAGATTGATCTGGATCGGGGGGTGATTCAAGTCGATTTGCCGGATGGCCTGGTTGAGGTCAACGAATGA
- the rpsP gene encoding 30S ribosomal protein S16, producing the protein MSVKIRLARGGAKKKPFYQIVVADERCPRDGRYIENLGQYNPLVEPKMVALNEERALAWLNKGAQPSETVRQILRQEGVWEKFTQKPVA; encoded by the coding sequence ATGTCCGTAAAAATCAGATTGGCCCGTGGTGGTGCTAAGAAGAAACCTTTTTACCAGATTGTTGTCGCGGACGAGCGTTGTCCCCGTGACGGTCGTTACATCGAAAACCTTGGTCAGTACAATCCCCTCGTTGAGCCGAAAATGGTGGCTCTCAACGAAGAACGCGCACTGGCTTGGCTGAACAAGGGGGCGCAACCCTCTGAAACTGTTCGCCAAATTCTGCGCCAGGAAGGTGTCTGGGAAAAATTCACCCAAAAGCCGGTTGCATAA
- the ffh gene encoding signal recognition particle protein yields MFDNLTDKFDAVFKKLSGKGRLTESHVDEAMREVRLVLLEADVNFKVVKDFVAAVRERAVGTDVLKSLTPAQQVIKIVRDELGRLMGEGDNAALDLAAQPPVPIMLCGLQGAGKTTTCGKLALQLRRDKRDPLLVPADIYRPAAIEQLKTLGRQLGVAVFDTQPGDDPVSICEQAREFARLNGHDTLILDTAGRLHIDSELMDELGRINDALQPREILFVADAMTGQDAVNVVKSFDEKLDITGVVLTKLDGDARGGAALSVRAVTGKPIKFVGMGEKMDALEVFHPDRMAQRILGMGDVLSLIEKAEAAIDKDDAARMEKKMRKEGFTLETFRDQLQMVKKMGSMESLMKMIPGAGKAMKKAGGMQLPDKELKRIEAIIGSMTPAERNNHKMINGSRRLRIAKGSGTRIQDVNQLLKRFTEAQKMMKKMQKMGPKGLKGLMGGGGNGLPF; encoded by the coding sequence ATGTTCGATAACCTGACAGATAAATTTGACGCCGTTTTCAAGAAACTCAGTGGTAAAGGTCGCCTGACCGAGAGCCATGTTGATGAGGCCATGCGCGAAGTGCGTCTGGTGCTTCTTGAAGCGGATGTCAATTTCAAAGTAGTCAAAGATTTCGTCGCCGCCGTGCGTGAGCGGGCGGTCGGCACCGATGTGCTCAAAAGCCTGACCCCGGCACAACAGGTCATCAAGATTGTTCGTGACGAACTGGGTCGTCTGATGGGCGAGGGCGACAACGCAGCGCTTGACCTGGCTGCGCAACCACCGGTGCCGATTATGCTGTGCGGTCTGCAGGGGGCGGGTAAAACGACCACCTGTGGTAAGCTGGCGTTACAGCTGCGTCGTGATAAGCGCGATCCATTGTTGGTGCCGGCGGATATCTACCGTCCGGCCGCGATTGAGCAATTGAAAACTCTCGGCCGCCAACTCGGCGTTGCCGTGTTTGATACCCAGCCCGGTGACGATCCGGTGTCCATTTGTGAACAGGCGCGTGAGTTTGCCCGTCTCAATGGCCATGACACCCTGATTCTCGATACTGCCGGCCGTCTGCATATCGACAGCGAGTTGATGGATGAGCTGGGTCGGATCAACGACGCATTGCAGCCGCGCGAGATTCTGTTTGTGGCTGATGCCATGACTGGTCAGGATGCGGTCAATGTCGTCAAAAGTTTTGACGAGAAGCTCGACATTACCGGTGTGGTTCTCACCAAACTTGATGGTGATGCGCGTGGTGGTGCCGCGCTGTCTGTGCGTGCTGTTACCGGCAAGCCGATTAAATTCGTTGGTATGGGGGAGAAAATGGATGCCCTTGAGGTATTCCATCCCGACCGTATGGCTCAACGGATTCTCGGCATGGGTGATGTGCTGTCCCTGATCGAAAAGGCTGAGGCCGCCATCGATAAAGACGACGCCGCGCGCATGGAAAAGAAAATGCGTAAAGAGGGTTTCACGCTGGAAACCTTCCGCGATCAGTTGCAGATGGTCAAAAAAATGGGTTCCATGGAATCGTTGATGAAAATGATTCCCGGTGCCGGAAAAGCGATGAAAAAAGCCGGTGGTATGCAATTGCCGGATAAAGAGCTTAAACGCATTGAGGCGATTATCGGTTCGATGACACCGGCTGAGCGTAACAACCATAAAATGATTAATGGTTCACGTCGTCTGCGTATTGCCAAAGGCAGTGGCACCCGTATTCAGGATGTCAATCAACTGCTTAAGCGCTTTACCGAAGCGCAGAAGATGATGAAAAAAATGCAGAAAATGGGTCCCAAAGGTCTTAAAGGGCTCATGGGCGGCGGTGGCAACGGTCTGCCCTTTTAA
- a CDS encoding DUF3343 domain-containing protein, whose protein sequence is MKMVEEHHRLIIFNSIHRVMLAEIRLQEKFDILLIPVPRALSSDCGMVIRFDCKDQEGIVLLLTQLGLKPFTIYAPQHEDDAFVEVGEFS, encoded by the coding sequence ATGAAAATGGTTGAAGAGCATCACCGGCTCATCATATTTAATTCCATTCACCGGGTGATGCTGGCGGAGATACGTCTTCAGGAAAAGTTTGATATTCTTCTTATTCCGGTGCCGCGGGCTCTGTCAAGTGATTGTGGTATGGTGATTCGCTTTGATTGTAAAGATCAGGAAGGCATTGTTCTGTTGCTCACCCAACTTGGTCTGAAGCCGTTCACCATCTATGCGCCACAACATGAGGATGACGCCTTTGTTGAGGTCGGTGAATTTTCTTGA
- a CDS encoding DUF721 domain-containing protein: MAKRSSGKKSLSTARNIIEGLFSQLGIADKIEQHRVWLIWKECVGPQIAAQASPLRIRDNILEVRVSHPVWMQQLQLLKPRLLERLNAELGDTPLKDMFFRRGKPAQQEIKTTEKIILPELDASELQEIDQLVAAINDDETRQAMRDFFTRQRQLDNARDKLS, encoded by the coding sequence ATGGCAAAACGATCTTCCGGAAAAAAATCCCTGTCCACGGCACGCAACATTATCGAAGGACTGTTCTCCCAACTCGGCATCGCCGACAAAATCGAGCAACACCGGGTATGGCTGATCTGGAAAGAGTGTGTCGGCCCACAGATCGCCGCCCAGGCCAGCCCACTGCGAATCCGAGACAACATCCTTGAAGTGCGCGTCAGCCATCCGGTGTGGATGCAACAGTTGCAACTCCTCAAACCACGGCTGCTGGAACGGCTTAACGCCGAACTGGGCGACACACCCCTCAAAGACATGTTTTTCCGCCGCGGCAAACCGGCCCAACAGGAGATCAAGACCACAGAAAAAATCATCCTGCCGGAACTTGATGCGTCAGAACTGCAAGAGATTGACCAACTGGTCGCCGCCATCAACGACGACGAAACCCGTCAAGCCATGCGTGATTTTTTCACCCGCCAACGTCAGCTCGACAACGCACGCGACAAATTATCCTGA
- a CDS encoding tRNA1(Val) (adenine(37)-N6)-methyltransferase has product MTHLVLADNETLDRLDGLGVDIVQHRDGYRFSIDPVLLTDFCRPRQRERVVDLGCGSAVMALILARAFPSLSVVALELQAAQVARARKSVVLNGLEGRIDVQQTDVREVPSAWHGDFDLVVCNPPFRPLGQGRCSQGDERAVSRHEVSGGLDAFVRGAAVLLKHGGRLSMVHLAERSAELMVALSCHGLAVKRLRYVHSRQGSPARLVLVEGRKGGQPGVTIEAPLYLYRDRKSQSPETGQRDRYSEEVEQIYAGRMCSG; this is encoded by the coding sequence ATGACACACCTGGTTTTGGCTGACAATGAAACCCTGGATCGACTTGATGGTCTCGGTGTGGACATTGTTCAGCACCGCGATGGCTATCGCTTCTCCATTGATCCGGTGTTGCTGACTGATTTCTGCCGACCGCGTCAGCGCGAACGGGTTGTTGATCTTGGTTGTGGCAGTGCCGTGATGGCCCTGATTCTGGCACGTGCTTTCCCCTCGCTGTCCGTGGTTGCACTGGAGTTACAGGCTGCACAGGTGGCACGCGCCCGTAAGAGTGTCGTTCTGAATGGCCTTGAAGGCCGGATAGACGTTCAGCAGACCGATGTGCGAGAGGTGCCGTCGGCATGGCATGGTGATTTTGATCTGGTGGTGTGTAACCCGCCGTTTCGACCCTTGGGGCAGGGACGCTGCTCACAGGGAGATGAACGCGCAGTCTCGCGCCACGAAGTTTCCGGCGGATTGGATGCGTTTGTGCGGGGGGCAGCCGTGTTGCTTAAACATGGCGGACGTCTGTCCATGGTTCATCTGGCTGAACGCAGTGCCGAACTGATGGTCGCTCTAAGCTGCCACGGGCTTGCCGTCAAGCGGTTGCGTTATGTTCACAGTCGTCAGGGCAGCCCGGCCCGATTGGTTCTGGTTGAGGGGCGTAAGGGGGGGCAGCCTGGTGTCACTATTGAAGCGCCACTCTATCTGTATCGCGACCGCAAGTCGCAGTCGCCAGAAACCGGGCAACGTGATCGCTATAGTGAAGAAGTGGAGCAGATCTATGCGGGACGTATGTGTTCAGGATAA
- the ccsB gene encoding c-type cytochrome biogenesis protein CcsB: MTSGQLFNMVTIGYFAAMVLFIAYLATRSDMVAKLATLLSLVGFVAQTCAIGLRWYETYQIPGGAGYAPLSNLYESVVFFSWTILLIYLLIDWKYKQRSVGAFVLPFAFLAMTWAQLRLDSTISPLVPALQSNWLTYHVITCFLGYAAFAVACGVSIMYLIKVGKESPDSDAPAGGIVGLFPSAKILDDLNYKAIMIGFPLLSLGIITGAAWANYAWGTYWSWDPKETWSLIVWFIYAAFLHARITRGWAGRKAAILSIVGFAATIFCYLGVNLLLAGLHSYGS; this comes from the coding sequence ATGACAAGTGGTCAGTTGTTCAATATGGTAACCATTGGCTATTTTGCCGCCATGGTGCTGTTCATCGCTTATCTGGCAACCCGTAGTGATATGGTGGCGAAGCTGGCCACTCTGTTGTCGCTGGTCGGGTTCGTTGCTCAGACGTGTGCGATTGGTCTGCGCTGGTATGAAACCTACCAGATCCCTGGTGGTGCCGGTTATGCGCCGTTGTCCAATCTGTATGAGTCGGTGGTGTTCTTTTCTTGGACGATTCTGCTGATTTATCTGTTGATTGATTGGAAATATAAGCAGCGTTCTGTCGGAGCGTTTGTTCTGCCGTTTGCTTTTTTGGCCATGACCTGGGCGCAACTGCGACTCGATTCCACCATTTCACCGCTGGTTCCGGCGTTGCAGAGTAACTGGTTAACCTATCATGTTATTACCTGCTTTCTCGGTTATGCCGCTTTTGCCGTAGCTTGCGGTGTGTCGATCATGTACCTGATCAAAGTGGGTAAGGAATCTCCCGACTCGGATGCGCCTGCTGGCGGCATTGTTGGTCTGTTCCCCAGTGCCAAGATTCTTGATGACCTTAACTACAAGGCCATCATGATCGGCTTTCCCCTGCTGTCTCTCGGGATTATTACTGGGGCGGCTTGGGCAAACTACGCTTGGGGTACCTATTGGAGCTGGGACCCCAAGGAGACCTGGAGTCTGATTGTTTGGTTTATTTACGCTGCGTTTCTGCATGCCCGCATTACTCGCGGCTGGGCTGGTCGCAAGGCGGCGATTCTGTCGATTGTTGGTTTTGCCGCAACAATTTTCTGCTATCTTGGCGTCAATCTGTTGCTGGCCGGACTTCATTCTTACGGTTCGTAA
- the resB gene encoding cytochrome c biogenesis protein ResB — protein sequence MSVKQRGFFGRLWDFFCSLKLTIFILIALAITSIIGTVIQQNLSRQEYLRVFSEDTYRVLDSLQFFDMYHSWWFIGLLLLFCVNLTCCSIKRLPRVWRLVHNPSVTPSEQMLKAFSNVDEKLVKGDLPTLLDRMKAFVGAEFATAQVNEKDGSTYLYAEKAKYARFGVYVTHLSILIIFLGAIIGNLYGYKAFVNIPEGGESDRVWMRNGQTSIPLGFSVRCEDFSVEFYGNSQRPKEYESILTVIDQGETVIENRHIEVNDPLSYKGITFYQSSYGPAGDEVISIKVKVRGEDKVDAFSLHRGQLVELPSGDRLRIADFTPMFRNFGPAARLEVLPKEGEARVVTLFKNFPKFDEERGGDYIFTLVDFDQLYYTGLQVTKDPGVWVVWVGCTLMIVGCLVAFFISHRRMWVVLTPQDNGKIGVRLVGSAHRNQPAFELYFDELKKKFRDALSA from the coding sequence TTGAGTGTAAAGCAGCGTGGCTTTTTCGGTAGGTTGTGGGACTTTTTCTGCTCCCTCAAGCTGACCATTTTTATTCTGATTGCCCTGGCAATCACCTCAATCATCGGTACGGTGATTCAGCAGAATCTGTCCCGTCAGGAATACCTGCGGGTGTTCAGTGAAGACACCTATCGGGTGTTGGACAGCCTGCAGTTTTTTGATATGTACCACTCCTGGTGGTTTATCGGTTTGTTGCTGCTGTTTTGTGTCAACCTGACCTGTTGCTCGATTAAGCGTCTCCCTCGGGTATGGCGTCTGGTGCATAATCCCTCCGTGACGCCCAGCGAACAGATGCTCAAAGCGTTTTCGAACGTGGATGAGAAGTTGGTCAAAGGGGATCTGCCGACACTGCTTGATCGTATGAAGGCATTTGTTGGTGCTGAGTTTGCTACGGCGCAGGTGAATGAAAAGGACGGCAGCACGTATCTGTATGCTGAAAAAGCAAAATATGCCCGCTTTGGTGTCTATGTTACCCACCTGTCGATCCTGATCATCTTTCTTGGTGCGATTATCGGCAACCTCTACGGCTATAAGGCGTTTGTCAATATCCCTGAAGGGGGTGAATCGGATCGGGTGTGGATGCGCAACGGTCAGACCTCAATCCCTCTTGGTTTCTCAGTGCGCTGTGAAGACTTCTCCGTGGAATTTTACGGTAATTCACAACGGCCCAAAGAATACGAAAGTATCCTGACCGTCATCGATCAAGGTGAAACGGTGATCGAAAACCGTCACATTGAGGTCAATGATCCCTTAAGCTATAAGGGGATTACCTTCTACCAGTCGAGCTACGGCCCGGCCGGTGATGAAGTGATCTCCATCAAGGTCAAGGTTCGCGGAGAGGATAAAGTCGATGCTTTTTCACTGCATCGGGGCCAATTGGTCGAGTTGCCCAGCGGAGATCGCCTGCGTATTGCCGATTTTACTCCCATGTTTCGTAATTTTGGCCCTGCTGCACGTCTCGAAGTGCTGCCCAAGGAGGGGGAAGCACGTGTGGTGACTCTCTTCAAAAACTTCCCCAAATTCGATGAAGAGCGTGGCGGTGACTATATTTTCACTCTGGTTGATTTTGACCAGTTATACTATACCGGCTTGCAGGTCACCAAAGATCCTGGTGTCTGGGTTGTCTGGGTGGGTTGCACTCTGATGATTGTCGGTTGTCTGGTGGCGTTTTTCATTTCGCACCGTCGTATGTGGGTGGTGCTGACCCCTCAGGATAACGGCAAAATTGGTGTACGCCTGGTCGGTTCGGCGCATCGCAATCAGCCGGCCTTTGAGCTGTACTTTGACGAATTAAAAAAGAAATTTCGTGACGCGCTTTCTGCCTAA
- the purE gene encoding 5-(carboxyamino)imidazole ribonucleotide mutase, producing MTQQPAIGILMGSDSDYDVMVEAAKVLKSFDVPFEMIVSSAHRSPERTADYASTAMSRGVKALIVGAGAAAHLAGVVASETTLPIIGVPIDSSALKGLDALLATVQMPGGIPVATMAIGKAGAKNAGIFAVQLLALSDSDLAEKLVTSRQEMAQGVANKSDKLQQRLAADGL from the coding sequence ATGACGCAACAACCCGCAATTGGTATTTTGATGGGCAGTGATTCCGACTATGACGTGATGGTCGAGGCTGCCAAGGTTCTCAAGTCGTTTGATGTCCCTTTTGAGATGATTGTCAGCAGTGCCCACCGTTCACCAGAGCGCACCGCTGATTATGCCTCAACAGCGATGTCCCGTGGTGTCAAGGCACTGATTGTCGGTGCCGGTGCTGCTGCACATCTGGCCGGAGTGGTTGCTTCGGAAACCACCCTGCCGATCATTGGTGTACCCATCGACAGTTCGGCGCTCAAGGGGTTGGATGCTCTACTAGCGACAGTGCAGATGCCGGGTGGCATTCCCGTGGCGACCATGGCTATTGGTAAGGCCGGTGCCAAAAATGCCGGGATCTTCGCTGTGCAGCTATTGGCCCTTTCCGACAGCGATCTGGCGGAAAAACTGGTCACGTCACGTCAGGAGATGGCTCAAGGTGTAGCGAACAAGAGTGACAAACTGCAACAGCGGCTTGCCGCTGACGGGCTGTAA
- the purD gene encoding phosphoribosylamine--glycine ligase, with protein sequence MKILVVGGGGREHALVWKIAQSPLVEKVYCAPGNPGMKELAETVHLAVDNIDGLCDFAIKEQIDLTVVGPELPLTLGIVDRFKAQGLAIFGPSKAAAQIEGSKGFSKDLMAKYGIKTAAYESFTDRDAAAAYIRQQGAPIVVKVDGLAAGKGVILAQTVDEAIAAVDDILVKKTFGDAGDAVVVEEFLTGEEASFFAFTDGKNILPLASSQDHKQIFDGDKGPNTGGMGAYSPAPVVTDALYQRIVDEVVQPTIDGMAAEGCPYCGILFVGLMIENDDFKVLEFNARFGDPECQPLLSRMKSDVVPVLLDCARGELTTKALEWYDRAAVCVVLAAGGYPASYSKGDVIEGIDAANAVDGVRVFHAGTAEQDGRIVTAGGRVLGVTGWGETVAVAIDKAYEGADKIQWNGMQMRRDIGQKALKR encoded by the coding sequence ATGAAAATTCTCGTCGTTGGTGGGGGCGGTCGTGAACACGCTCTGGTGTGGAAAATAGCCCAATCTCCTCTGGTTGAAAAAGTTTACTGCGCCCCGGGGAATCCCGGTATGAAGGAACTGGCCGAAACTGTGCATTTGGCGGTTGATAATATCGACGGCCTGTGTGATTTTGCCATAAAAGAGCAGATTGACCTGACGGTTGTCGGGCCGGAGTTGCCACTGACGCTGGGAATTGTCGACCGCTTCAAAGCGCAGGGGCTGGCGATCTTTGGTCCGAGCAAGGCTGCAGCACAGATTGAGGGCAGCAAGGGTTTCTCCAAGGATCTGATGGCCAAGTACGGTATCAAGACAGCGGCCTATGAATCCTTTACCGATCGCGATGCCGCCGCAGCCTATATTCGTCAACAGGGTGCTCCTATTGTGGTTAAGGTTGATGGCCTGGCAGCGGGTAAAGGTGTCATTCTGGCGCAGACTGTCGATGAAGCCATTGCCGCTGTGGATGACATCCTGGTGAAGAAGACATTTGGCGATGCCGGTGATGCCGTGGTCGTGGAAGAGTTTCTGACTGGCGAAGAAGCGTCCTTCTTTGCCTTTACCGATGGCAAAAATATCCTGCCTTTGGCGTCGTCTCAAGATCACAAGCAGATCTTTGATGGCGATAAAGGCCCCAACACCGGTGGTATGGGAGCGTACTCCCCGGCTCCGGTTGTTACGGACGCGCTGTATCAGCGTATTGTCGATGAAGTGGTGCAACCTACTATTGACGGTATGGCTGCCGAAGGTTGTCCGTATTGCGGAATCCTGTTTGTCGGCTTGATGATTGAAAACGACGACTTCAAGGTGCTCGAATTTAATGCTCGTTTTGGTGATCCTGAGTGTCAGCCACTGTTGTCACGGATGAAATCGGATGTGGTGCCGGTGCTGCTTGATTGTGCGCGTGGCGAACTAACCACCAAGGCGCTGGAATGGTATGACCGTGCTGCGGTGTGTGTGGTTCTGGCGGCCGGTGGTTATCCCGCCAGCTACAGCAAGGGCGATGTAATCGAAGGGATCGACGCCGCCAATGCCGTTGATGGTGTTCGGGTGTTCCATGCCGGCACTGCGGAACAGGATGGCCGAATTGTCACTGCTGGTGGCCGGGTGCTCGGTGTCACCGGTTGGGGCGAGACCGTCGCTGTGGCCATCGACAAAGCATACGAAGGTGCAGACAAAATTCAGTGGAACGGCATGCAGATGCGCCGTGATATCGGCCAGAAGGCCCTGAAACGATAA